The window CATATGTCTGAACTAAGTGTACAAAGATCCATGAGCTCCCAAATCAATCAAACCACACTCATCTAAGAGAGCTCCAAACCGCTTTGCCCTTCGAGAGACAAAGTTTCCACCTTTAACCTTAGATGAAAGGATGATCTCATTAAAATCCCCAATAGCTAATAAAGGACCTGAATAATTTCTGAAAAAATCTGTCAAAATCCTCCAAGCTTCTTCCCTTATGCTAGGAATGGGACTTGCATAAATCGCTGCACAGACCCAAGAGAAACCGCCATTCGAAAACTCAATACACACCACTTGCGAACTCGCTGCCACGACATTGCAAGATACTCCGGGCCATGCAGAAAGCACCTAAATACCTCCACTATGCCCCTGAGCTTCTTCAATATGAATAGGAGTATAACCTAATCCGTTCCAAAAGACAGCCACCTTTTGGAAAGCACAATGAGTCTCTAAAATGATAAAAATGTACGGATGAAAATTCTTTAAACAATATATATGATAAAGTATATATTATCTTTgatgttttctaaaaattttaaaaatatttttaatgttaaatttgggctaaagaatttaaatatagaaaaaagaTTTGTATTTTTTCTGGAAATGGACGTTTTTGGTGTATATACAGGTATGTGGATGTTGCAGAGATGCAGGTCCAACAAGCAGGTAACGTGCTCTCTCAGCATGCAGCCCACATGTTGAACACGTCCAAAATTTGAAACAACACGCAAGCTGCGTGTTGACACGTATCCAAATCGGAAGCAACACGCAAACTGCGTGTTGACACGTGGCGGCCATCCATCAACACGCATGATGCGTGATTCCTACGTGGCACGCAACTCGCAGGTTGCGTGTTGCACACATGACGGATGTTGGTTGGATGATTTAGCAACACGTAGCCTGCGAGGTGAGTCTTTTGCCTATAAAAAGCAAAGTTCGTAACCATTTTGCTTCATTCTGAGAGAAGAGTTTTTCTCCAAGATCGGTACGATGGAGGGCACAGCAAATATAGTGGTTTACCACAACAGTGAGGTCGTATGAAATACGTATGAGGGTGTGAGCTTTGTGTGTGAGAATATGTTTTCATTTGTCATTCCGTTCACTATAACGTTCGCGGAACTAAAGTACGGGCTTTGTCAAAGCATAGAGGTTGATATTGTAAAGAGGGTGACCAACATTCTCTACAAGAGTCCGGTTGTCTTTTTGGCGGCCTGATACAGTTTGAGGTTATGCCAATAGTCGACGAAACAAGTATTCAGCGGATGTTTTGTATTCACCAACAAACTCAGGTGCAACACCCGAGGATTGAGTTGTACATTGAGTTTGAGCATATTGTTGCAGATGAGGTTCAACATGACCCAGATGTGCAAGATGACAGAGTTGAGGTGTACTTGGGAATGAAGGATGATAGCGATGAGGAGTTCGAAGCTACGTACGAAGCCAGTGATGAGGACAAGGATGGCGATGGGGGAGGTGAGGCTGTGGCGGAAACTTTAGTGGTTCCATCCGCAGTTAGTCAACCGATGGACGTTCCACCCTTTATGCGTAGCTTGGATCTTAACACCATGCATGCACCGGAGTTTCCCGAATATGCAAACATAGGTACGTGAGTAGTGGGTAGTATGTTTACTTGATTTTGTTTTAGCGGATCAATGAACGACAAATTTGTTTTCTTATAGGTGTTGCTGATCTTGAGGATGGGGAGTTTAAGATTGGAATGGAATACAGTTAAAGAAAATCAGTCATTGCGGCAATTCATAGTTACACTATTTCCAGAGGATTCGATTACGTTGTTTATGAATCCGAGCCACAGACGTTCTATGCAAAGTGCAAGACTTACAGACGTGGGTGCGACTGGCTTATCCGAGCCAGCTTGATACAGAAGAAAGCCTGTTGGGAGATTCAAAGATACAGCGGGAGGCACACGTGTTCTGTGGGAACAATCTTAGTCTGTAAGTTGTACTGATGGCCCCGAATAACTCCATGTCCCTCTGTCGGACTGGATCGACCTCCGTCTGCCTGTCCCTTTGCTGGACCTGACCCACCTGTCGGGGCAGAAGGACCAGGGATATACTCGCCAACATGCTCCTGTGACGGCTCATTCAAGTCCAGACCGATTGGACCTTGCTGTGATGCATTCATACGACCCCGATCGATTCGAATATGCGACTCGATGCATACACTAGCTCGACTATCGGGTGTGGCCGGTGGATGGTGTCGATGAGACGAACCGTTGACCGATGCCCAGTGGGGTGCACGGACTGCTATGATGGGATGATTGGGATGTAGGCATCATCAAGACCAGGACCACCGCTATCAAGGAATCGATGGATGATATCGTAGTCCTCAAGAGATGGCTGTGCTGGTGAGAATGGGGGAATGTCTGCGATCCCGAATCCAACACTGCTGTGCTGGTTGTGATGTGATCTGTGACGACTCGACTGCCCATGAGATGGCTGGGAGCGATAATACGGAAATGGCTGAAACACTGCGTAAGGCTGAGGCGGTGGCTGCTGAGGTGGTGGCTGCTGAGGTGGCTGCTGCGGTGGATACTGTGGTGGGTGCTGATGAATGAATGCTGACTGCCTCAGGTACATCCCGTATGATCCATAGTACCAACTCCGGTAATCGGCAGACGGGGTGAAGTCGACAATTGGTTGCAGACCCCGATCTCGCAAATGACTGTTGCGGTGGTTACCCCATTGTTATATCCATTCGTCATGAATCCCGCGCCAGTCATGGTGCTGTACTCCGCGAAGAGTAATGCAATGCGTGTCAATTGGTAGGGGACTGTGCATATCCGTATTGGCGAACCACTCGGTCCGCAGGGAGCCGTTCGACACACTCGAACGACCTCAATGGCCCCACCGTGTCATAGACATCAAGGTGTGCGTATGGGTCCGCAACAATGATGATGCCGACATACGGCCTCCAGACAAACTGCAAACTTATTCGAGGAGCATTAGATTATTAATAATACTGTAAATCATAATAGGAAACCTCTAAACCCATATTCACCTCCTCCATAAAGTTGATTGCATGCCTAATAGACGCCTGAGTCCTATCTCGCCAAATTTTGGACCCGTGGATGATGACTCCGTCTGCAACATAGAAAATTATCCACATAGTTTGAATTAAACCTTGCCAGTAATCCATAAATAACATACACATTAAATTCCAATAAAATGATGACGGTTACCTACATGCCACTGGTATCTCAGCCGGCGCAAGCCGGTGTCGGGGAATCGGCGCCAGGCACGACATATGCTCCCACACCCAAGCAAACAACAAATCAAGTGGACTATCCATTTTCTTACAATCGTACCGTGATGCATGACACAGTGACCTATAAAGGTGCGCTAGACAAGCTGATCCCAACTGTAACTACCAATCTGATCAAAGTTCTGGAGCAGTGGTAGATACTTTGCGTGGGCATATGCCGTCGACTTATCCATGAAGAGTGTGGTACCCAGCAGACAGAAGATGTGACACCTAACATAGCGCATAACAGACTCCCATGTGTCCAAAGGCAGTGTGTCTCTAATATAGCGAACCCATGAAAGATTTATGTAATTCTTGGAGGAACTGCTCACTTGGGGTTCGCTAAGGCTCTGCATGATCAAGAAGTCGTGACTGCTATTGATCCAACCAGTCATAACCTCTCCGTCGATCGGTAGGCCGAATATGTATAACACGTCCTCCAGTGTCACTGTAACCTCACCGAACGTATGTGTCTCCAGCCGCCGCCACCTTTCCACAAGAGCAGCTAGCATCGTAGAATGTCTTCTGATCACTCCAATTCTCGAGAGCTGATAAAATCCGGTGGCCCATAAGGCTTGCTCAACATCCGGATGTCACGTCTCTGGTTGGTCAAGCTTACGGGACAAAAGATTCTTATTAGCCTCATAAAGTTTAACCACAAAaggaattaatttaataaatagcaATACGAATAGAGGAGTGCtaaggggccagcaacttttggtatttgtagtcatcaaatagccatcaatgatgattttaatggtgtgagattagtgtgagatttcatccaatggctcatttTTCCTTGctagttacatgctggccaaaatttggaaaagttgctggccccctagacttttccatacGAATAAATTGATAACTTCTTATTACTCACATCTATATTCTTTGTTAGTTTCACTATAACATATAACTATATATTATTGGCTAACAAAATATAtgtttacaaaatataaaataccatatcctaataaataataaaaaatatatattaatttcaaaaaaaataaacattaattataatttatattaatatttaacacTACACTTAGAATCATAATAcccaaataaataataataaactacTAAATTAATGTTAACCAAATAAATACTaatacattaaataaaaataacaaacttaTATAATTAGGATGTCCTAAATAATTGACCACATAATCTTCAAGAAACGTATAATTACGTACCATTTTGAGTATTCTAATTTCACTCTCAAccttaaaattaattcaaaatcctAAGTCTCAATGAGTGAAAATTCCACCCTCATCTCCCTCAACAATGAAAGGCAACCCTAAATCTCCAACCCCACCACCTCCTAACAATACATGAGCAATGAGCCCCATCACCCTCTTAATATAGACGGGCACGCTACCAACCTCCCCTCCCACCATTAATGACGCTTGTTCCCGGAGGGGGGCTTGCCTCCTTCATGCCGACACGGGGCAACACGCATCCCGCGTGCTGCTGCATGCTAGACAAGTGGCGCAACGACATCAACACGCAACTCGCGTGTTGCTGCATGGTGGCCAGATGGCGGAGCGCCACCAACACGCAACCTGCATGCTGCCTTGGTGGCATGCACGTGTCGTAGCGTCCTCAACTCGCATCCTGCGTGCTGCATGGTTGGCCTGCGTGATCCTTGGATGAAGACACATTCGCTTGATGAGCTGAGTATGTATGATTGCCTCTTGTATGGAGTAAGGTTGAGCTATGTATGGTTGCCTCTTGTATGTATGGTTGCCTCTTGTCTCTTGTCTCTTGCCTCCTTGCATGGACGACACGTCAGCACGCAAGCTGCGTGGTGAACAACACGGGATCTGCGTGTTGGCCAGCGTTTATGACGGCTCCACAATTCTAAAAATCACCCCAAACCCCAATATTTGAAAAAAACATCATTGCTTTTttcatatagaaaataatttttgttaaatttgtttcaattatatttttaatattttttatatattttaattttagggCTGTGCTCTGGTGATGAAGCTAAGTTGCTTCTTCATGTGATGAAAGTATGGTAGCATTTTGCTATGTGGCGTGTGGGGGCTGCAGAAGTGGGGACACAGCAGAACCTGCTATGACAGACACATTACTGTGGATGTTCCGAAATTGTAGGAAAAtagatcttctcaatttttttaaataattgagagagtaaagtgtgatcttttatcatttattttataagttaaactaagaataaatatgagagagagagaaagagagagcaaTAAAAGgttagagatcacactttacactctcaatttttttttaacaattgaaaacATCCATTCCCTAGTTGGAGTGGTTAGTTATGACTAAACTGAAGTGTTTAATCATTATTAGtaaattggctttttttttttttgggatattCGGCTAGTTTGATGATATTTTTGGTATTGATCTAGTTGGCACAATGTGGGCTATGCATATAGATAGAAGAGAACTTCTATGGTGCTGATAGCAAAAATAAGCATGTGATGATGTCTTTGTGTGTCACTATAGAAATGCAACGCGTGGCTATTAATCTCATTGATTGTTACGGAGTAACTAATGAACTAAGTTCCCGTTTCTTATTTGAAAAAAAGTCTCATTTCTTGCAGCTAGTTATTAAGTATAATTATATGTTTAATTAAACGAGGTATTTGAGCTATTAGTTAAACAAGAAAATGAATATAAAATTCATGTAGTGTACTAAAAAGGTTACAAAAACTTACTTTATTATTTGATAGATGATGCTAGCAGCCTAGCATATATTGGAATATAATTGtggaaaaatttgaattttattagatACACATAGAGTTTATAAGACAAAATTGAttgataatatttattaaatactaACTACGTCAATTAACTAAGTTCCTCCCCCCCTCCTCCCAAAAAAAGTTAGAACTTAGAAGTGAAATTTAAATCTATAATTTCTATCTTAGTATagagagattatgtcatttgagttataattcgttAACATTAACTAAGTTATTATTGAGTTAAATCAGGGAATCCATTTTTtagccaaaaataaatttttattttaaatattaaatattaaattttaaattttagagtaaagtatattttttgtcttcaaaatttGCTAAACCttttaaaaatatactattttattttgtttcagaatttttcgatttacatcaaatatatcaCTGATGATTAATTTGTCAAAAAACTTaaaagaccaattcaacaacaattttacaAGAAGAACTTTTAACATAAACAAATCAGAcatagttattatatattattgatgGATTAgtcctaaaatttttaaaaatttagttgtaaGGGGAATATTTGATgtatattaaaacaaaataaaatttagaggtatttttaaaatttttgacaaatttcaaagacaaaaaatatattattctaaattttaaattctaaaatttaaattataaatcttaaattataagtATAAACTTTATATCCTCCTTAAAACAAgagctaaaaaataattttataataaaataattaatattaactatttaaaaatttattttttatatttattttattattatataagaaaaataattacaACTGAATAACAAACACATTTAAAAATAGCTAATATTAAATAATCTACATAAATGAAAAGACATATATTTAAGTTCAAATctgaataaattaaatataatattctaattttattcttgaacagagactttttttaaaaataaatttaacttttttattataattgtttattatattattctaatatataaataacatttttctaACACTACAATTTTTTTCCTACTTATGATTATATTCATATTCATGtgtgtaatttatttatatattatataccaTGCAGTAATTGTTAAACCAAAAAGAAccctttattattatttagttaattaaataaatattaccaACCAATTCTATCTTACATATAGATATATAGCTAAtaataagatttgaaaatttccATAATTATATTCTATACATCAACAAATAATAAAGCAaatttttgtaatatatttttGGTACAATACATgacttttatattaatttttttgttaccaCTACAacttcttactaaatttttaatatggTCCAAATATCTCATTTAGTTAATCATATAATTAACCTATAAAGAATGGGAGACCATCTTTTAAACAAGTAACGAAAAAATAACCTACTAGCTACTCCATATTCCGTAAAACCATAACAATGAGTGAGATTAATAGCCACGTGTTACATTTTCAGAGTaactgtaagacccggttaattaacggttaattaacctataaatgagaatttattcaaGAAAGccaaaaaaaatgtgatttttatggcttaatatgatagaagagattgagacgagaatttcggtaccgattttatagaaatcggaccaagattggaccgaacgggccaaaccgagccaaccggacccaaagtgggcccttgacccaactaaactaaaccaaaaccctagttttcagcactctctctcctcacttgagACACTCacacgctgaaaatggaggccatggagggaagaacactctctcaagttctctcccttggttgatcttcaaaccaccataacttttgatttagagctccgatcgccgcaccgtttgcagccacgcgttcaccgcggatagctctacaaaacccatacaatcaatcttgaggtaagtcacgttttgctcttcgaatttctagctttgatttcgagtttcatgagcaaaaatgttgagattttgggctctttgatgttataggacccaactctcttaaaggagaaggttaatcttgtctccttggaccttgggtgtggtaagattctcaaccctagtgtaatttgttattctatgatgtttgggtattgagatgttgtgtatgggtatgatgattgtggcttaggttgtgtatatgtgaatgttggggcttgattgagaccttggaaaacttgaaaaaggatttttggtggtaaaaatctgttcttggaggggTTAAAACCTAGAggacttgtggacaagtggtttggaagtgctccggttgagcttggaaaatcggctaaggtatggtctcggtttctcgtatctaatatgtaatgtggtaggaaatacttaggctagaagccctaagataggcattgaattgttgatgttgttgaatggttgagatatatgatgtggtcatatatgtgatgatgattattgatgccttgatggtatgatgtatgagaaatatgcatgttgtgatacaTGCTTGATGAgtaattgaggttgaattgtgggtgacaccatgttgatggtgagtatgatattgagtatgtgtaatgatggttaattgaaaGTGGTATCATGGGAGATTGGGATGAGAAAGTATGTATGACATGTTTTTGTGTTAtctcttagccatttgattgagaagtgctAAATTAGTGGCATGATGTTTTGCGAATTGTGGTGAAGTGttgatgtgtgagttgaggaggcttgatgttgatattggtacattttgattgatttcaaaaaggattgaaattggcatgttttggttgattttgaaagagttgaaaatggcttgttttgaaaatggcaccttgtggttttgtatgaaaacatggtttttgtgcatattttgacgagacataacttggattacggatccccgttttgtacaaaacttatttagaaattaaattggatccgggatgtccatgccgttggaAGAACGAGcggaaaacgatttaaaatgataaagttatgtccgtcgaaagattgggggttgaatctgtgaattctgcagcttttaacttagaaaatttttagtagaatgaccctccgcgcgtaggcgcacttggcgcgtacgcgccgttcttcaagaaagcaccatccacgcgtgcgcgtggtgtgcgcgggcgcgtcgatgcgctgcaccaaatgcccagctatttttccgagagttgtgctagagttgtgccagttttgtgcctggggcgcaagagcacccacgcgtacgcgtggctgacgcttgcgcgtcgtttggctatttttcaatccacgcgtccgcgcgtatgacgcttgcgcgtcgatgagttttgtggccatccacgcgtgcgcgtggagtgcgcgtacgcgtacgcgtggccctgttttcatcccaaagttgatttttgagttttaaaagccaaatttcatacttctaagcctccaatctcaccacttatgtcttaaatcattataatatgcctagcaatgagctagtgaatgtggtaacttgcgaatgaagcaagggaaaaatgaatgatcaatgaggatcaagatgattatgtgagatgcggaggatggcggtggaagtgcttgttatgccatggtccgaagggccgtaattgctaatgaattggctggttatggatttaaccgtgagccggatggctggattattacCGTGCTACGGCGGaaccatgattatggctaagtataaatgcatatatgctgttgaatgaattgtgaatgtttgcacttccaccatcggagatgaggattttcctgggaggaagcagtggctagccaccacgtgctccaggttgagactcgaagctcttttgaccctatgtcgtaagtgtggtcgggcactgtgaaagccccggatgagctcgcccccataaatattcaccagtgagggtgatggatatggatcatgatta is drawn from Arachis hypogaea cultivar Tifrunner chromosome 12, arahy.Tifrunner.gnm2.J5K5, whole genome shotgun sequence and contains these coding sequences:
- the LOC140176803 gene encoding protein MAIN-LIKE 2-like, producing the protein MLAALVERWRRLETHTFGEVTVTLEDVLYIFGLPIDGEVMTGWINSSHDFLIMQSLSEPQVSSSSKNYINLSWVRYIRDTLPLDTWESVMRYVRCHIFCLLGTTLFMDKSTAYAHAKYLPLLQNFDQIGSYSWDQLV